From Verrucomicrobiota bacterium:
TTTGAGTCGGGCGAGGACGACAGGGGTCTCGATGGCTTGGATGACAGTATAGAGCAGGTCGTCATGGTAAGATTCGGTTGCGGGTTCGTTAAAGAGGAGGTCGATGCCGACGGCTTTAGCTCCCAAGGTATCGAGGCTGATTAAAAGGGCCGCATACGCATCTCGTCGCCAGGGCCATTTACCGGCGCGGTCCGCGCAATTTGCCAGGGAGACCTCGTCGATGGTGATGAGCGCGACTGAGTCGGAGGCCGGGAAATTTTTCGCTTGGGCCTTTTGGAAGTGGTCATAGATATTCCAGTTAAGTTTCTCCACCCAAGACAAGTATCCGGCCAGCACGGAGATCGCGACGGAGGCTAGGGCGACGAGGATATAATGGGCGGGACGGTTCCTGACAGCATTCACGACCCGCGATATTGAACGGAATAAAAAATGAAAACCAGCCAAAAAAAAATCCGCTACCCGAGTAAAGGGTGCGGATGATGGATAGGGAGTGAATCTGGCTTGGAGTTATTTGCAGCAAGGGCATTCACTACAGCTGGGTGTGCAACTTCCTTTTTCACATTGGCATTCGCACTTCACACATGTGCAATTTGTGCAGCTATTCTTGGCGGCATAGGCTGATGTGATTCCTGCACCGAGGAGACCCAAGGTGAAGATGGATGTGAGGATAAGTGTTTTCATAGGGGGTAATACACCCCAGCCTCAAAAAACACTCAGAATATTTTTTTTTAAAAAGTTCCCCCCCTGGGCAAATTATTTATCCTGCGCCTTTTTTTTGGGGGGTTCCAGACGTGCGTAGGCGTAGATCGTCGGGGTGTCCCGATAGGGTTTTACCCCGAGGCGGGGTATCCCGTAGGGTCTAAAGAGTTTTTGTTTGAAATAACCTACACCGGGTGAACCCCATTTGACGCGGCGGCCCATGTCTTGGGAACCCACGATCAGGTCGGGCCCTGCCACCATCATGACGTGGGTAATCGGGGAGGGACGGTCTGACACCCTCGTGCCGGAGATAAAGACTAAGTCCCCGGGTTGGATCATGGAGACCTTAAAATCCTTCGAGTCTGCGGTCCACACCTTCCCGTGTTTATAACAATAATCGAGTTGTTTGCCGGACTCGTCGGGCAGATCGATCCCCCAGGCTTTTTTAAAGACGTAGATCATGAATCCGGAACAATCCAGACCGCCTTGGGAGGGATCTGTCCCCGCCCAGAGATAAGGGAGATTCATCTGCGCGAGATCATCGGCGACCTTCAGCAGGTCGGCGGTGGTTTGTGCACGGGCAAAAAGGGTGGACGAAAGGATGATAAAAAAAAGGAAGATGGTTTTTTTCATTGGTTGTGTGATTTGCTGTAGTGTTCGAGTTTTTTACCGATGTGTTTGGGTTTGAATGCCAGAGGCAGGAGTTCGTGGATGGTGGCGGTGATGATTTTTGTTTTTTCGGTATTTGACATCAGGACCACGAGGTCGCGGCCAGACATTTCTGAGGTCTCTAAAAGCATTTGACGGCAGGCACCACAAGGGGCGATGGGTTCTTCGGTGACACCTTGCTCGGGCTTCCCGATCATCGCGACACAGGTGAATCTCCGGAAGCCTAGGGTATTCGCGCTGAGTAATGCCGAGCGTTCCGCACAAATACTCGACCCGTAAGCGGCATTTTCCACATTTGACCCGCTGATGATCTCGCCATTGTCCGCCACGAGGGCTGCCCCCACGCAGAAATGGGAATAAGGAGAATAGGCGGTGGGCATGGCCAGCTCTGCCGCAATCAGGGCTTCATGCATTTCAGGGCTGAGGGTATCGAGACGGATGTGCTCCATAGGATTATTTTCTCAGGATGATAGGGGGAGGTTGTTTAACAAAGAAACGGATAACGAAGAATCCGAGGAG
This genomic window contains:
- a CDS encoding NlpC/P60 family protein — translated: MKKTIFLFFIILSSTLFARAQTTADLLKVADDLAQMNLPYLWAGTDPSQGGLDCSGFMIYVFKKAWGIDLPDESGKQLDYCYKHGKVWTADSKDFKVSMIQPGDLVFISGTRVSDRPSPITHVMMVAGPDLIVGSQDMGRRVKWGSPGVGYFKQKLFRPYGIPRLGVKPYRDTPTIYAYARLEPPKKKAQDK
- the cdd gene encoding cytidine deaminase — encoded protein: MEHIRLDTLSPEMHEALIAAELAMPTAYSPYSHFCVGAALVADNGEIISGSNVENAAYGSSICAERSALLSANTLGFRRFTCVAMIGKPEQGVTEEPIAPCGACRQMLLETSEMSGRDLVVLMSNTEKTKIITATIHELLPLAFKPKHIGKKLEHYSKSHNQ